The following coding sequences are from one Bos indicus x Bos taurus breed Angus x Brahman F1 hybrid chromosome 5, Bos_hybrid_MaternalHap_v2.0, whole genome shotgun sequence window:
- the NACA gene encoding nascent polypeptide-associated complex subunit alpha isoform X2 — MPGEATDTVPATEQELPQPQAETAVPPVSSSLSVTAALGQPKPTPTPPCSLASQQCPLATPDQPSPFLSPSTIASTSFEAPFLQSPHGTALPLGAAPPTDTPIFLPNLIGPPISPAALALASPMITPTLKGAHSSSAPLALVALAPHSVQKSSDYPPNALSSPPSVAIIESGSVTSPSAPVALSEPKPSPSQVPSQVIPNPKGTPNPPSIVSAIPSHLVTPLASIQSELASCSQITPATPPAIPSPQVKGVSVSSALTAPQNPVSLSLKGPPSPPTASSLSTQSFAVAAESPPVLLTSLDSHLTPLHQSSPVQTSSSNILSDPIEDTIFVDHSSADASYTSQRSVIPPLPSRNEVVPTAVTAFPGGTPTSSLAMSADKGISAVTDLASSNIVASCPLSPTASLILKDFPSTAALAAPKDAPSPQSTSSSPEIALSPEATLATKSYPEPLPVVKPASTTPSSLSVNSPISVIKTGSYTSPDPTNLLLKSSFTTPTVAAFPLESAAIDGVASTTAKGPSTPSTAASPSTLNTSPLMPPTSESCPMAPVVTLSSQNASASLAPMAQVPEIPKSESSTPLPPTGAPQGEKKVHGISQTSPLAPMASAPEGYPTEDSGASITASSKGMYLADSPSPLGTTVSPQPKRIPTKKGSATAPLTLAPSASKSVPAIPDTPVGNLSFTISPVEASFPEADLPFHVSKGSLAEKHSPTPPSSREAPVPPPMAPSPKEGPASPSPKETLTPLAVTPSTPKRAPATPSPKEAPTPLAMTPPSPKGSSATTLPKETPLPAVTPSSPKGAPATPSQKQTPATPPPKEAPTFPAMALPSSKRTPVNPPSKEDSTPVAVTHSSPKESPAIPPPKETSSPSALTPPSLKGPQAPKRASATPSPKGDSTPPPVSPPSPKRGSATPSPKKAPASPPPKGDSTPPPVTAPSPKESPATPSPKRAPASPPPKGDSTPPPVTPPSPKGSPATPSPKRAPASPPPKGDSTPPPVTAPSPKGSSATPSPKKAPASPPPKGDSTPPPVTAPSPKGSPATLSPKKAPASPPPKGDSTPPPVTAPSPKGSPATPSPKKAPASPPPKGDSTPPPVTAPSPKGSPATPSPKKAPANPPPKGDSTPPPVTAPSPKKAPASPPPKGDFTPPGVTPPSPKKGPATPSPKGTPTPSAVTSPPKRGLATPPLTGDPAPPSVAPVSPKEASAAASLKETPTPLAVAPPSSRGTLAAKRASATPNTKEVPTSPAVTPSTKKATGTPVPKGVPTPSAVIPPSPKKAPVPKGAPATSSSKEAPAPPTVIPLSPKEAPTSPVSVTCPLGSTAPQASKGPPIKKGPTAFKAVLDGSAPESAPVITTPTQKGPPAKNSSISPPVCPDPSSQNGTKGPLPAVAPAPLLTVSTQKGSSPKALPVSPLKGKDSFHSPEGPLPPPSESETSTPSATAAPEKSLPKAGLVSVSPAPTPSVSLPLASSPVPPLLPKQQFLPSSPGLVLESPCKPSAPADEDELPPLIPPEPISGGVPFQPVLVNMPTPKPAGIPAPTPSAKQPVLKNNKGSGTESDSDESVPELEEQDSTQATTQQAQLAAAAEIDEEPVSKAKQSRSEKKARKAMSKLGLRQVTGVTRVTIRKSKNILFVITKPDVYKSPASDTYIVFGEAKIEDLSQQAQLAAAEKFKVQGEAVSNIQENTQTPTVQEESEEEEVDETGVEVKDIELVMSQANVSRAKAVRALKNNSNDIVNAIMELTM; from the exons ATGCCCGGTGAAGCCACAGACACCGTCCCTGCTACAGAGCAGGAGTTGCCACAGCCCCAGGCTGAGACAG ctgTGCCTCCTGTGTCTTCATCCTTGAGTGTCACTGCTGCTTTAGGGCAGCCTAAACCTACACCTACCCCTCCTTGTTCCCTGGCCTCCCAACAATGCCCTCTGGCAACCCCTGACCAGCCTTCcccattcctttctccctctACCATTGCCTCAACCTCTTTTGAAGCTCCTTTTCTCCAGTCACCCCATGGGACAGCCCTGCCTTTGGGAGCTGCCCCTCCCACTGACACCCCCATTTTCTTACCAAACCTAATAGGGCCTCCCATCTCCCCAGCTGCCTTAGCTCTGGCCTCTCCCATGATAACTCCAACTCTGAAAGGTGCTCATTCCTCTTCAGCTCCCTTGGCTCTGGTGGCCTTGGCTCCCCACTCAGTTCAGAAGAGCTCTGACTATCCCCCTAATGCTCTTAGTTCACCTCCATCAGTTGCCATAATTGAGTCGGGGTCAGTGACATCTCCGTCAGCTCCAGTTGCTCTCTCAGAACCAAAGCCCTCTCCTAGTCAAGTTCCCTCTCAAGTAATTCCTAATCCAAAGGGTACCCCCAACCCTCCAAGTATAGTCAGTGCTATCCCTTCCCATCTTGTAACTCCTTTGGCCTCTATTCAGTCTGAACTAGCCTCATGTTCTCAGATAACACCCGCCACTCCCCCAGCCATCCCTTCCCCTCAAGTCAAAggtgtctctgtttcctcagctcTGACTGCTCCACAAAACCCTGTAAGCCTCAGCCTAAAGGGACCGCCTAGCCCACCCACTGCTTCATCTCTTTCAACTCAGTCTTTTGCTGTGGCTGCTGAGTCCCCTCCAGTTCTCCTCACTTCTCTGGACTCTCATCTTACACCTTTACATCAGAGTTCTCCTGTCCAAACTTCAAGTTCTAATATTCTGTCAGATCCCATAGAAGATACTATTTTTGTAGATCATTCTTCTGCAGATGCCTCTTACACTTCTCAGAGATCTGTaattcctccccttccttccagaaATGAGGTGGTTCCTACTGCTGTGACTGCTTTTCCAGGGGGGACTCCAACTTCCTCTCTGGCTATGTCTGCTGACAAAGGCATCTCTGCTGTCACTGACCTAGCCTCCTCAAATATAGTTGCCTCTTGTCCATTATCTCCTACAGCCTCTCTCATTCTCAAAGATTTTCCTAGTACAGCAGCCCTGGCAGCACCTAAAGATGCCCCCTCTCCCCAAAGTACATCATCTTCTCCAGAGATAGCTCTTTCTCCTGAAGCCACCCTAGCAACAAAAAGCTACCCAGAGCCTCTCCCTGTAGTGAAGCCAGCCAGTACTACTCCCTCTTCTTTGAGTGTTAACTCCCCAATCTCTGTAATCAAGACAGGTTCTTACACAAGCCCAGACCCAACTAATCTGCTTCTCAAAAGTTCTTTCACTACCCCAACTGTAGCTGCATTTCCTTTGGAAAGTGCTGCCATTGATGGAGTGGCTTCTACAACTGCCAAAGGTCCTTCCACTCCTTCAACTGCAGCCAGTCCTTCCACTCTTAATACTTCACCTTTGATGCCTCCAACCTCTGAAAGTTGCCCTATGGCTCCAGTAGTGACTTTATCTTCCCAGAATGCTTCTGCTTCTCTAGCTCCTATGGCACAGGTCCCTGAAATTCCCAAGTCTGAGTCTTCTACCCCTCTGCCTCCAACTGGTGCTCCTCAGGGTGAAAAGAAAGTTCATGGCATTTCTCAAACCTCACCATTGGCACCTATGGCTTCTGCTCCTGAAGGGTACCCAACTGAGGACTCTGGTGCTTCTATTACTGCATCTTCCAAAGGAATGTACCTAGCTGACTCCCCATCTCCTTTAGGGACTACTGTGTCTCCTCAGCCTAAAAGAATTCCAACCAAGAAGGGTTCAGCTACTGCTCCCTTAACTCTTGCCCCTTCTGCTTCTAAAAGTGTACCTGCTATCCCTGATACTCCTGTTGGAAATCTTTCGTTCACTATTTCTCCAGTTGAAGCTTCTTTTCCAGAGGCGGATCTTCCTTTTCATGTCTCTAAAGGATCACTAGCTGAGAAGCATTCCCCTACTCCCCCATCCTCCAGAGAGGCTCCTGTTCCCCCGCCTATGGCTCCTTCCCCCAAGGAGGGGCCAGCATCCCCATCCCCTAAAGAGACCCTTACTCCTCTAGCTGTGACCCCTTCCACCCCCAAAAGAGCCCCAGCAACTCCTTCCCCCAAAGAGGCTCCCACTCCCCTAGCTAtgactcctccttcccccaaaggGAGCTCAGCAACCACATTACCTAAAGAGACTCCCCTTCCTGCTGTGACCCCTTCCTCCCCAAAAGGAGCCCCAGCAACTCCTTCCCAAAAGCAAACCCCAGCCACCCCACCTCCCAAAGAGGCTCCCACTTTCCCAGCTATGGCTCTTCCCTCTTCCAAAAGAACCCCAGTTAACCCACCTTCAAAGGAGGACTCCACTCCCGTAGCTGTGACTCATTCTTCCCCCAAAGAgagcccagcaatcccacctccCAAAGAGACTTCTTCTCCCTCAGCTCTGACTCCTCCCTCCCTCAAAGGGCCTCAGGCCCCCAAAAGAGCCTCAGCTACCCCATCTCCCAAGGGAGACTCCACTCccccacctgtgtctcctccctcccccaaaagGGGCTCAGCAACTCCATCTCCCAAAAAAGCCCCAGCTAGCCCACCTCCAAAGGGAGACTCCACTCCTCCACCTGTGACTGCTCCCTCCCCCAAAGAGAGCCCAGCAACTCCATCTCCCAAAAGAGCTCCGGCTAGCCCACCTCCAAAGGGAGACTCCACTCCCCCACCTGtgactcctccttcccccaaaggGAGCCCAGCAACTCCATCTCCCAAAAGAGCTCCGGCTAGCCCGCCTCCAAAGGGAGACTCCACTCCTCCACCTGTGACTGCTCCCTCCCCCAAAGGGAGCTCAGCAACTCCATCTCCCAAAAAAGCCCCAGCTAGCCCACCTCCAAAGGGAGACTCCACTCCTCCACCTGTGACTGCTCCCTCCCCCAAAGGGAGCCCAGCAACTCTATCTCCCAAAAAAGCCCCAGCTAGCCCACCTCCAAAGGGAGACTCCACTCCTCCACCTGTGACTGCTCCCTCCCCCAAAGGGAGCCCAGCAACTCCATCTCCCAAAAAAGCCCCAGCTAGCCCACCTCCAAAGGGAG ACTCCACTCCTCCACCTGTGACTGCTCCCTCCCCCAAAGGGAGCCCAGCAACTCCATCTCCCAAAAAAGCCCCAGCTAACCCACCTCCAAAGGGAGACTCCACTCCTCCACCTGTGACTGCTCCATCTCCCAAAAAAGCCCCGGCTAGCCCACCTCCAAAGGGGGATTTCACTCCCCCAGGTGTAACTCCTCCATCTCCAAAAAAGGGCCCAGCAACTCCATCACCCAAAGGAACCCCCACTCCCTCTGCTGTGACTTCTCCCCCCAAAAGGGGTCTGGCAACCCCACCTCTCACAGGAGACCCTGCTCCCCCATCTGTGGCTCCTGTTTCCCCCAAAGAGGcctcagcagcagcatcactcaaAGAAACTCCCACTCCTTTAGCTgtggctcctccctcctccagagggaCTCTGGCTGCCAAAAGAGCCTCAGCAACTCCAAACACCAAAGAAGTCCCTACTTCCCCAGCCGTGACTCCTTCCACCAAAAAAGCAACAGGAACCCCAGTCCCCAAAGGGGTGCCCACTCCCTCAGCTGTAATTCCTCCCTCTCCAAAAAAGGCCCCAGTCCCCAAAGGGGCCCCAGCAACCTCATCCTCCAAAGAGGCTCCCGCTCCCCCAACTGTGATTCCTCTCTCTCCCAAAGAGGCCCCTACTTCCCCAGTTTCAGTCACATGTCCCTTGGGGTCCACTGCCCCTCAGGCATCTAAAGGGCCCCCAATAAAGAAAGGCCCCACAGCTTTCAAAGCAGTGCTTGATGGTTCAGCTCCAGAAAGTGCACCAGTCATCACAACTCCCACTCAGAAAGGTCCACCAGCCAAGAATAGTTCTATTTCACCACCTGTGTGCCCAGATCCCTCATCTCAGAATGGTACTAAAGGACCCCTTCCTGCAGTGGCTCCAGCTCCTCTATTGACAGTCTCTACTCAGAAAGGTTCTTCTCCAAAAGccctccctgtctctcccttAAAGGGCAAAGATTCTTTCCATTCCCCAGAGGGCCCCTTGCCTCCTCCTTCTGAGTCAGAGACATCTACCCCTTCAGCAACAGCTGCCCCAGAGAAGAGCCTTCCTAAAGCTGGATTAGTGTCTGTCTCTCCAGCACCTACCCCGTCAGTCTCTCTGCCTCTTGCTTCCTCCCCAGTTCCCCCTCTGCTTCCTAAACAGCAATTTCTGCCGTCCTCACCTGGGCTGGTGCTGGAATCACCCTGTAAGCCCTCAGCCCCTGCTGATGAGGATGAGCTGCCGCCTCTGATTCCCCCGGAACCAATCTCGGGGGGAGTGCCTTTCCAGCCGGTCCTCGTCAACATGCCCACTCCCAAACCTGCTGGGATCCCTGCCCCAACCCCCTCTGCCAAGCAGCCTGTTCTGAAGAACAATAAGG GGTCTGGAACAGAATCTGATAGTGATGAATCAGTCCCAGAGCTTGAGGAACAGGATTCTACACAGGCAACCACACAACAAGCTCAG CTGGCAGCAGCAGCTGAAATCGATGAAGAACCagtcagtaaagcaaaacagAGCCGGAGTGAAAAGAAGGCACGGAAG gCTATGTCCAAACTGGGTCTTCGACAGGTTACAGGGGTTACTAGAGTCACTATCCGGAAATCTAAGAATATCCTTTTTGTCATCACAAAACCAGATGTGTACAAGAGCCCAGCTTCAGATACCTACATTGTTTTTGGGGAAGCCAAG ATTGAGGATTTATCTCAGCAAGCACAGTTAGCAGCTGCTGAGAAATTCAAAGTTCAAGGTGAAGCTGTCTCAAACATCCAAGAAAACACACAGACTCCAACTgtacaagaggagagtgaagaggaaGAG GTTGACGAAACAGGTGTGGAAGTTAAGGACATAGAATTGGTCATGTCACAAGCAAATGTGTCGAGAGCAAAGGCAGTCAGAGCCCTGAAGAACAACAGTAATGATATTGTAAATGCTATTATG GAATTAACAATGTAA
- the NACA gene encoding nascent polypeptide-associated complex subunit alpha isoform X1: MPGEATDTVPATEQELPQPQAETAVPPVSSSLSVTAALGQPKPTPTPPCSLASQQCPLATPDQPSPFLSPSTIASTSFEAPFLQSPHGTALPLGAAPPTDTPIFLPNLIGPPISPAALALASPMITPTLKGAHSSSAPLALVALAPHSVQKSSDYPPNALSSPPSVAIIESGSVTSPSAPVALSEPKPSPSQVPSQVIPNPKGTPNPPSIVSAIPSHLVTPLASIQSELASCSQITPATPPAIPSPQVKGVSVSSALTAPQNPVSLSLKGPPSPPTASSLSTQSFAVAAESPPVLLTSLDSHLTPLHQSSPVQTSSSNILSDPIEDTIFVDHSSADASYTSQRSVIPPLPSRNEVVPTAVTAFPGGTPTSSLAMSADKGISAVTDLASSNIVASCPLSPTASLILKDFPSTAALAAPKDAPSPQSTSSSPEIALSPEATLATKSYPEPLPVVKPASTTPSSLSVNSPISVIKTGSYTSPDPTNLLLKSSFTTPTVAAFPLESAAIDGVASTTAKGPSTPSTAASPSTLNTSPLMPPTSESCPMAPVVTLSSQNASASLAPMAQVPEIPKSESSTPLPPTGAPQGEKKVHGISQTSPLAPMASAPEGYPTEDSGASITASSKGMYLADSPSPLGTTVSPQPKRIPTKKGSATAPLTLAPSASKSVPAIPDTPVGNLSFTISPVEASFPEADLPFHVSKGSLAEKHSPTPPSSREAPVPPPMAPSPKEGPASPSPKETLTPLAVTPSTPKRAPATPSPKEAPTPLAMTPPSPKGSSATTLPKETPLPAVTPSSPKGAPATPSQKQTPATPPPKEAPTFPAMALPSSKRTPVNPPSKEDSTPVAVTHSSPKESPAIPPPKETSSPSALTPPSLKGPQAPKRASATPSPKGDSTPPPVSPPSPKRGSATPSPKKAPASPPPKGDSTPPPVTAPSPKESPATPSPKRAPASPPPKGDSTPPPVTPPSPKGSPATPSPKRAPASPPPKGDSTPPPVTAPSPKGSSATPSPKKAPASPPPKGDSTPPPVTAPSPKGSPATLSPKKAPASPPPKGDSTPPPVTAPSPKGSPATPSPKKAPASPPPKGDSTPPPVTAPSPKKALASPPPKGDSTPPPVTAPSPKGSPATPSPKKAPANPPPKGDSTPPPVTAPSPKKAPASPPPKGDFTPPGVTPPSPKKGPATPSPKGTPTPSAVTSPPKRGLATPPLTGDPAPPSVAPVSPKEASAAASLKETPTPLAVAPPSSRGTLAAKRASATPNTKEVPTSPAVTPSTKKATGTPVPKGVPTPSAVIPPSPKKAPVPKGAPATSSSKEAPAPPTVIPLSPKEAPTSPVSVTCPLGSTAPQASKGPPIKKGPTAFKAVLDGSAPESAPVITTPTQKGPPAKNSSISPPVCPDPSSQNGTKGPLPAVAPAPLLTVSTQKGSSPKALPVSPLKGKDSFHSPEGPLPPPSESETSTPSATAAPEKSLPKAGLVSVSPAPTPSVSLPLASSPVPPLLPKQQFLPSSPGLVLESPCKPSAPADEDELPPLIPPEPISGGVPFQPVLVNMPTPKPAGIPAPTPSAKQPVLKNNKGSGTESDSDESVPELEEQDSTQATTQQAQLAAAAEIDEEPVSKAKQSRSEKKARKAMSKLGLRQVTGVTRVTIRKSKNILFVITKPDVYKSPASDTYIVFGEAKIEDLSQQAQLAAAEKFKVQGEAVSNIQENTQTPTVQEESEEEEVDETGVEVKDIELVMSQANVSRAKAVRALKNNSNDIVNAIMELTM; this comes from the exons ATGCCCGGTGAAGCCACAGACACCGTCCCTGCTACAGAGCAGGAGTTGCCACAGCCCCAGGCTGAGACAG ctgTGCCTCCTGTGTCTTCATCCTTGAGTGTCACTGCTGCTTTAGGGCAGCCTAAACCTACACCTACCCCTCCTTGTTCCCTGGCCTCCCAACAATGCCCTCTGGCAACCCCTGACCAGCCTTCcccattcctttctccctctACCATTGCCTCAACCTCTTTTGAAGCTCCTTTTCTCCAGTCACCCCATGGGACAGCCCTGCCTTTGGGAGCTGCCCCTCCCACTGACACCCCCATTTTCTTACCAAACCTAATAGGGCCTCCCATCTCCCCAGCTGCCTTAGCTCTGGCCTCTCCCATGATAACTCCAACTCTGAAAGGTGCTCATTCCTCTTCAGCTCCCTTGGCTCTGGTGGCCTTGGCTCCCCACTCAGTTCAGAAGAGCTCTGACTATCCCCCTAATGCTCTTAGTTCACCTCCATCAGTTGCCATAATTGAGTCGGGGTCAGTGACATCTCCGTCAGCTCCAGTTGCTCTCTCAGAACCAAAGCCCTCTCCTAGTCAAGTTCCCTCTCAAGTAATTCCTAATCCAAAGGGTACCCCCAACCCTCCAAGTATAGTCAGTGCTATCCCTTCCCATCTTGTAACTCCTTTGGCCTCTATTCAGTCTGAACTAGCCTCATGTTCTCAGATAACACCCGCCACTCCCCCAGCCATCCCTTCCCCTCAAGTCAAAggtgtctctgtttcctcagctcTGACTGCTCCACAAAACCCTGTAAGCCTCAGCCTAAAGGGACCGCCTAGCCCACCCACTGCTTCATCTCTTTCAACTCAGTCTTTTGCTGTGGCTGCTGAGTCCCCTCCAGTTCTCCTCACTTCTCTGGACTCTCATCTTACACCTTTACATCAGAGTTCTCCTGTCCAAACTTCAAGTTCTAATATTCTGTCAGATCCCATAGAAGATACTATTTTTGTAGATCATTCTTCTGCAGATGCCTCTTACACTTCTCAGAGATCTGTaattcctccccttccttccagaaATGAGGTGGTTCCTACTGCTGTGACTGCTTTTCCAGGGGGGACTCCAACTTCCTCTCTGGCTATGTCTGCTGACAAAGGCATCTCTGCTGTCACTGACCTAGCCTCCTCAAATATAGTTGCCTCTTGTCCATTATCTCCTACAGCCTCTCTCATTCTCAAAGATTTTCCTAGTACAGCAGCCCTGGCAGCACCTAAAGATGCCCCCTCTCCCCAAAGTACATCATCTTCTCCAGAGATAGCTCTTTCTCCTGAAGCCACCCTAGCAACAAAAAGCTACCCAGAGCCTCTCCCTGTAGTGAAGCCAGCCAGTACTACTCCCTCTTCTTTGAGTGTTAACTCCCCAATCTCTGTAATCAAGACAGGTTCTTACACAAGCCCAGACCCAACTAATCTGCTTCTCAAAAGTTCTTTCACTACCCCAACTGTAGCTGCATTTCCTTTGGAAAGTGCTGCCATTGATGGAGTGGCTTCTACAACTGCCAAAGGTCCTTCCACTCCTTCAACTGCAGCCAGTCCTTCCACTCTTAATACTTCACCTTTGATGCCTCCAACCTCTGAAAGTTGCCCTATGGCTCCAGTAGTGACTTTATCTTCCCAGAATGCTTCTGCTTCTCTAGCTCCTATGGCACAGGTCCCTGAAATTCCCAAGTCTGAGTCTTCTACCCCTCTGCCTCCAACTGGTGCTCCTCAGGGTGAAAAGAAAGTTCATGGCATTTCTCAAACCTCACCATTGGCACCTATGGCTTCTGCTCCTGAAGGGTACCCAACTGAGGACTCTGGTGCTTCTATTACTGCATCTTCCAAAGGAATGTACCTAGCTGACTCCCCATCTCCTTTAGGGACTACTGTGTCTCCTCAGCCTAAAAGAATTCCAACCAAGAAGGGTTCAGCTACTGCTCCCTTAACTCTTGCCCCTTCTGCTTCTAAAAGTGTACCTGCTATCCCTGATACTCCTGTTGGAAATCTTTCGTTCACTATTTCTCCAGTTGAAGCTTCTTTTCCAGAGGCGGATCTTCCTTTTCATGTCTCTAAAGGATCACTAGCTGAGAAGCATTCCCCTACTCCCCCATCCTCCAGAGAGGCTCCTGTTCCCCCGCCTATGGCTCCTTCCCCCAAGGAGGGGCCAGCATCCCCATCCCCTAAAGAGACCCTTACTCCTCTAGCTGTGACCCCTTCCACCCCCAAAAGAGCCCCAGCAACTCCTTCCCCCAAAGAGGCTCCCACTCCCCTAGCTAtgactcctccttcccccaaaggGAGCTCAGCAACCACATTACCTAAAGAGACTCCCCTTCCTGCTGTGACCCCTTCCTCCCCAAAAGGAGCCCCAGCAACTCCTTCCCAAAAGCAAACCCCAGCCACCCCACCTCCCAAAGAGGCTCCCACTTTCCCAGCTATGGCTCTTCCCTCTTCCAAAAGAACCCCAGTTAACCCACCTTCAAAGGAGGACTCCACTCCCGTAGCTGTGACTCATTCTTCCCCCAAAGAgagcccagcaatcccacctccCAAAGAGACTTCTTCTCCCTCAGCTCTGACTCCTCCCTCCCTCAAAGGGCCTCAGGCCCCCAAAAGAGCCTCAGCTACCCCATCTCCCAAGGGAGACTCCACTCccccacctgtgtctcctccctcccccaaaagGGGCTCAGCAACTCCATCTCCCAAAAAAGCCCCAGCTAGCCCACCTCCAAAGGGAGACTCCACTCCTCCACCTGTGACTGCTCCCTCCCCCAAAGAGAGCCCAGCAACTCCATCTCCCAAAAGAGCTCCGGCTAGCCCACCTCCAAAGGGAGACTCCACTCCCCCACCTGtgactcctccttcccccaaaggGAGCCCAGCAACTCCATCTCCCAAAAGAGCTCCGGCTAGCCCGCCTCCAAAGGGAGACTCCACTCCTCCACCTGTGACTGCTCCCTCCCCCAAAGGGAGCTCAGCAACTCCATCTCCCAAAAAAGCCCCAGCTAGCCCACCTCCAAAGGGAGACTCCACTCCTCCACCTGTGACTGCTCCCTCCCCCAAAGGGAGCCCAGCAACTCTATCTCCCAAAAAAGCCCCAGCTAGCCCACCTCCAAAGGGAGACTCCACTCCTCCACCTGTGACTGCTCCCTCCCCCAAAGGGAGCCCAGCAACTCCATCTCCCAAAAAAGCCCCAGCTAGCCCACCTCCAAAGGGAGATTCCACTCCTCCACCTGTGACTGCTCCATCTCCCAAAAAAGCCCTGGCTAGCCCACCTCCAAAGGGAGACTCCACTCCTCCACCTGTGACTGCTCCCTCCCCCAAAGGGAGCCCAGCAACTCCATCTCCCAAAAAAGCCCCAGCTAACCCACCTCCAAAGGGAGACTCCACTCCTCCACCTGTGACTGCTCCATCTCCCAAAAAAGCCCCGGCTAGCCCACCTCCAAAGGGGGATTTCACTCCCCCAGGTGTAACTCCTCCATCTCCAAAAAAGGGCCCAGCAACTCCATCACCCAAAGGAACCCCCACTCCCTCTGCTGTGACTTCTCCCCCCAAAAGGGGTCTGGCAACCCCACCTCTCACAGGAGACCCTGCTCCCCCATCTGTGGCTCCTGTTTCCCCCAAAGAGGcctcagcagcagcatcactcaaAGAAACTCCCACTCCTTTAGCTgtggctcctccctcctccagagggaCTCTGGCTGCCAAAAGAGCCTCAGCAACTCCAAACACCAAAGAAGTCCCTACTTCCCCAGCCGTGACTCCTTCCACCAAAAAAGCAACAGGAACCCCAGTCCCCAAAGGGGTGCCCACTCCCTCAGCTGTAATTCCTCCCTCTCCAAAAAAGGCCCCAGTCCCCAAAGGGGCCCCAGCAACCTCATCCTCCAAAGAGGCTCCCGCTCCCCCAACTGTGATTCCTCTCTCTCCCAAAGAGGCCCCTACTTCCCCAGTTTCAGTCACATGTCCCTTGGGGTCCACTGCCCCTCAGGCATCTAAAGGGCCCCCAATAAAGAAAGGCCCCACAGCTTTCAAAGCAGTGCTTGATGGTTCAGCTCCAGAAAGTGCACCAGTCATCACAACTCCCACTCAGAAAGGTCCACCAGCCAAGAATAGTTCTATTTCACCACCTGTGTGCCCAGATCCCTCATCTCAGAATGGTACTAAAGGACCCCTTCCTGCAGTGGCTCCAGCTCCTCTATTGACAGTCTCTACTCAGAAAGGTTCTTCTCCAAAAGccctccctgtctctcccttAAAGGGCAAAGATTCTTTCCATTCCCCAGAGGGCCCCTTGCCTCCTCCTTCTGAGTCAGAGACATCTACCCCTTCAGCAACAGCTGCCCCAGAGAAGAGCCTTCCTAAAGCTGGATTAGTGTCTGTCTCTCCAGCACCTACCCCGTCAGTCTCTCTGCCTCTTGCTTCCTCCCCAGTTCCCCCTCTGCTTCCTAAACAGCAATTTCTGCCGTCCTCACCTGGGCTGGTGCTGGAATCACCCTGTAAGCCCTCAGCCCCTGCTGATGAGGATGAGCTGCCGCCTCTGATTCCCCCGGAACCAATCTCGGGGGGAGTGCCTTTCCAGCCGGTCCTCGTCAACATGCCCACTCCCAAACCTGCTGGGATCCCTGCCCCAACCCCCTCTGCCAAGCAGCCTGTTCTGAAGAACAATAAGG GGTCTGGAACAGAATCTGATAGTGATGAATCAGTCCCAGAGCTTGAGGAACAGGATTCTACACAGGCAACCACACAACAAGCTCAG CTGGCAGCAGCAGCTGAAATCGATGAAGAACCagtcagtaaagcaaaacagAGCCGGAGTGAAAAGAAGGCACGGAAG gCTATGTCCAAACTGGGTCTTCGACAGGTTACAGGGGTTACTAGAGTCACTATCCGGAAATCTAAGAATATCCTTTTTGTCATCACAAAACCAGATGTGTACAAGAGCCCAGCTTCAGATACCTACATTGTTTTTGGGGAAGCCAAG ATTGAGGATTTATCTCAGCAAGCACAGTTAGCAGCTGCTGAGAAATTCAAAGTTCAAGGTGAAGCTGTCTCAAACATCCAAGAAAACACACAGACTCCAACTgtacaagaggagagtgaagaggaaGAG GTTGACGAAACAGGTGTGGAAGTTAAGGACATAGAATTGGTCATGTCACAAGCAAATGTGTCGAGAGCAAAGGCAGTCAGAGCCCTGAAGAACAACAGTAATGATATTGTAAATGCTATTATG GAATTAACAATGTAA